In Terriglobus sp. TAA 43, a single window of DNA contains:
- a CDS encoding glycosyltransferase family 39 protein — MAYELTPSRNRKILIALWLFLYASFALIVPPLLNDADSVHAEVAREMIVRRDPVTLYANGIRYLEKAPLLYWSMAASMELFGVGAVAARLPLALFALALFLVTESFARRAFRSARAGFYAAMLLLLCFGIFIFTRILIPDVIVCLWLTASLHCFWITEQQGEQPWRLPAIGFGAACALNLLTKGLIGLVFPIGTIVLYLLITRGFAGTLRRLWKLHPISALVTFLLIGAPWHIAAGRANPTEGHPAGLTHPGHIFPLFWKGWLVGEPSYGNVHGWTWFYFMNEYLLRYLNLRVPRDYATVPLLLFWGLLLVWMMPWSAFLFKAVGAAPWRAFRSRGVALSLDSEQKTLLLLTIAGLLPLVFFSFSTRQEYYVLPSLPFFAMLIGGWLDREATEVEDGVIPATLGQSGQRIATVLLAFGTLASFACVFFLAHANEPPPTFELATMLQRHPGFYGLSFGHVFDLNANAMGAFRDPLTLTAVALFGGTLIAWWLRKNYRPHHANIVLGIATAMFLVAAHKGLQTFAPVLSSERLVRTIQPDLRPDDLIVINGEYESGSTLGFYLHRDNIHIWNGRSSSLWYGSFFTDAPEIFETDASMRLRWTGVQRIFVWTEPGKLPALPGRTYIVAEGGGKQIISNRDTVY, encoded by the coding sequence ATGGCGTATGAGCTTACCCCGAGCCGTAATCGCAAAATCCTCATCGCGCTGTGGCTGTTTCTCTATGCTTCGTTTGCGCTGATTGTGCCGCCACTGCTGAACGATGCGGACTCTGTGCATGCGGAAGTGGCGCGCGAGATGATTGTGCGCCGCGACCCCGTCACGCTGTACGCCAACGGTATCCGCTACCTGGAGAAAGCGCCCCTTCTGTACTGGTCGATGGCAGCCAGCATGGAGTTGTTCGGCGTTGGGGCAGTTGCAGCACGACTGCCGCTGGCTCTTTTCGCGTTGGCACTGTTTCTGGTAACTGAGAGCTTCGCACGTCGTGCCTTTCGTAGCGCGCGCGCAGGTTTCTATGCAGCGATGTTATTGCTGCTGTGCTTCGGCATCTTTATCTTCACGCGCATCCTGATACCCGACGTCATCGTGTGTCTTTGGTTGACGGCATCGCTGCACTGCTTCTGGATCACGGAGCAGCAGGGCGAGCAGCCGTGGCGTCTGCCTGCCATCGGGTTTGGTGCGGCGTGCGCGCTGAACCTCCTCACCAAGGGATTGATCGGCCTCGTCTTTCCCATTGGCACCATCGTCCTGTACCTGTTGATCACGCGCGGTTTCGCTGGGACTCTGCGGCGTCTGTGGAAGCTGCATCCCATCTCGGCGCTGGTGACGTTTCTGCTGATAGGTGCACCGTGGCATATCGCTGCCGGACGTGCGAATCCCACTGAAGGACATCCCGCAGGATTAACGCATCCCGGCCACATCTTTCCGTTGTTTTGGAAGGGCTGGCTGGTGGGCGAGCCTTCGTATGGCAACGTGCACGGTTGGACGTGGTTCTACTTCATGAACGAGTATCTGCTGCGTTACCTGAACCTTCGCGTGCCGCGCGACTACGCCACCGTGCCGCTGCTGCTGTTCTGGGGGCTATTGCTGGTGTGGATGATGCCGTGGAGCGCGTTTCTATTCAAGGCAGTTGGCGCTGCACCATGGCGTGCATTTCGTTCGCGCGGCGTTGCGCTGTCGTTAGATAGCGAACAGAAAACATTGCTGCTGTTGACCATCGCGGGCCTGTTGCCGCTGGTGTTTTTCTCCTTCTCTACACGGCAGGAGTATTACGTTCTGCCCTCGCTGCCATTCTTTGCGATGTTGATTGGCGGCTGGCTGGATCGTGAAGCGACCGAGGTTGAGGATGGAGTCATTCCGGCGACGCTGGGACAGAGCGGGCAGCGCATCGCGACTGTTTTATTGGCCTTCGGAACTCTTGCGTCGTTCGCGTGTGTGTTCTTTCTGGCGCATGCGAACGAGCCTCCGCCAACGTTCGAACTGGCCACCATGCTGCAGCGGCATCCCGGGTTTTATGGATTGTCTTTCGGGCACGTTTTCGACCTGAATGCAAATGCAATGGGCGCGTTTCGCGATCCGTTGACACTCACAGCGGTTGCGCTCTTCGGTGGCACGCTGATCGCATGGTGGCTGCGAAAAAACTATCGTCCGCATCACGCCAATATCGTTCTTGGCATTGCCACAGCCATGTTTCTTGTGGCCGCTCATAAGGGATTGCAGACCTTCGCCCCCGTACTCAGTAGCGAACGGTTGGTGCGGACAATTCAGCCGGATCTCCGGCCTGATGATCTGATTGTGATCAACGGCGAGTACGAATCAGGATCGACGCTTGGTTTTTATCTGCATCGCGATAACATCCACATCTGGAATGGGCGGTCATCGAGTCTCTGGTACGGCTCGTTCTTCACGGACGCGCCAGAAATCTTCGAGACCGACGCATCCATGCGCCTGCGCTGGACGGGCGTGCAACGGATCTTTGTGTGGACAGAGCCGGGCAAGCTTCCCGCCTTGCCCGGCCGGACTTACATCGTGGCAGAGGGCGGCGGAAAACAGATCATCAGCAACCGTGACACGGTCTACTAA
- the trpE gene encoding anthranilate synthase component I, producing MPRTISATPDLKSFLALVKKKHTLIPVYRTVTADLETPVSAFLRIAAEEPEAFLLESVEGGERIGRYTFIGIRPYRKLESRGRAITAIDGKKTRQYEGDIFHELKSALSEHKPAKLPGLPPFTAGAVGFFAYDVVRQIERLPETAKDELGVPDACLMFFDEVLAFDHVKKEIFLIITADLKREPDAEKAYAKAVRRLDRLEKQLAGPLPVARKHKPLGPLQLTPRTAKRDYMKAVAKVKDYVAAGDIFQCVLSQRFDCKPGVDPFEIYRSLRIVNPSPYMYFLRFPMKKPGAKTETPAHIVGSSPELLVRVHSGQIEYHPIAGTRPRGDDEASDRRLEEDLLKDTKETAEHVMLVDLGRNDLGRVSEFGSVEVKKLMFIERYSHVMHLVSALEGKLRPDLAPIDAFRSCFPAGTLSGAPKIRAMEIIEELEPTRRGVYGGSIFYADFSGNLDSCIAIRTLFMHGKDGYIQSGGGVVADSVPQTEYEETVNKSKAVVRAIERARSR from the coding sequence ATGCCACGCACCATTTCCGCCACGCCCGATCTGAAGAGCTTCCTCGCGCTCGTGAAGAAGAAGCACACGCTCATTCCCGTCTACCGCACGGTCACCGCTGATCTGGAGACGCCGGTAAGCGCCTTCCTGCGCATTGCCGCAGAAGAACCGGAAGCGTTCCTGCTGGAGTCAGTCGAAGGCGGCGAACGCATTGGCCGCTACACCTTCATCGGCATCCGTCCGTATCGCAAGCTGGAATCGCGTGGCCGCGCCATCACGGCGATCGACGGCAAGAAGACTCGGCAGTATGAAGGCGACATCTTCCACGAGCTGAAGTCTGCGCTGAGCGAGCACAAACCCGCAAAGCTACCCGGCCTGCCACCGTTCACCGCAGGCGCCGTTGGGTTCTTTGCGTATGACGTGGTGCGACAGATTGAACGTCTTCCAGAGACCGCGAAGGACGAACTCGGCGTCCCCGATGCATGCCTTATGTTCTTCGACGAAGTGCTTGCCTTCGATCATGTGAAGAAGGAAATCTTCCTGATCATCACGGCCGATCTGAAGCGCGAACCGGATGCGGAGAAGGCATATGCGAAGGCGGTTCGCCGTCTGGATCGCCTGGAGAAGCAGCTTGCTGGACCGCTGCCTGTTGCGAGAAAGCACAAGCCGCTGGGTCCGCTGCAACTGACGCCTCGCACCGCCAAGCGCGACTACATGAAGGCAGTGGCAAAGGTGAAGGATTACGTGGCCGCGGGCGACATCTTCCAGTGCGTGCTGTCGCAGCGCTTCGACTGCAAGCCCGGCGTGGATCCGTTTGAGATCTATCGTTCGCTCCGCATCGTGAATCCGTCGCCGTATATGTATTTCCTGCGCTTCCCTATGAAGAAGCCCGGCGCAAAGACAGAGACCCCTGCGCACATTGTGGGTTCATCACCTGAGCTGCTTGTACGCGTCCACAGTGGGCAGATTGAATATCATCCCATTGCAGGAACACGCCCCCGTGGCGATGACGAGGCGAGCGATCGGCGACTGGAAGAAGATCTCCTGAAGGACACGAAAGAAACCGCCGAACACGTCATGCTGGTCGACCTGGGGCGCAATGACCTGGGCCGCGTCAGTGAATTCGGTTCAGTCGAAGTGAAGAAGCTGATGTTCATTGAGCGCTACTCGCACGTGATGCACCTGGTGAGCGCGCTTGAGGGCAAGCTGCGTCCCGATCTTGCGCCGATTGATGCGTTCAGATCCTGCTTCCCGGCAGGTACGCTCAGCGGCGCGCCGAAGATTCGCGCCATGGAGATCATTGAGGAGTTGGAGCCCACGCGCCGGGGCGTCTACGGCGGCAGCATCTTCTATGCGGACTTCAGCGGCAACCTGGATAGCTGCATCGCCATCCGCACCCTCTTCATGCACGGCAAGGACGGCTACATTCAGTCCGGTGGCGGCGTAGTGGCAGACTCCGTTCCGCAGACCGAGTACGAAGAGACGGTGAACAAATCGAAGGCTGTGGTGCGGGCAATTGAACGCGCGCGTTCGCGTTAG
- a CDS encoding VWA domain-containing protein — translation MRFLTLIPVLLVALPALAQEAPVETLHVTSRLVEVSAVVTDKTGEPRTGLTKDDFTLKQDGKEQAIQYFSQGNELPLTFVVMIDTSGSQRTFIDDEQRACDVFFETVLGRPQDRAALIEVNANVLAHSDLTNDPGKLHLALYGLHYDQRAATATRLNDAIYGLSKDLLAKIRGRKAIILISDGGDNGSVTKRADAIAEAQRDNVPIYAVSYSAWNDLPQRGFANSPVRPGGDPGMENLVAWSSATGGHVYRVSAGTTLKHIFGDIAQELRTQYEIGYALPSDTTPKQFHKLELKTKDKSLRVQSRNGFFTNP, via the coding sequence ATGCGCTTTCTCACACTCATCCCGGTGTTGCTCGTTGCACTGCCTGCATTGGCACAGGAAGCGCCAGTCGAGACATTGCATGTCACATCACGCTTGGTGGAAGTGTCTGCGGTTGTTACAGATAAGACGGGCGAACCACGCACCGGCCTTACCAAAGACGACTTCACGCTGAAACAGGACGGCAAAGAGCAAGCGATTCAGTACTTCTCGCAAGGTAATGAACTACCGCTGACCTTCGTCGTGATGATCGACACAAGCGGCAGTCAACGCACTTTCATTGATGACGAACAACGCGCCTGCGATGTCTTCTTTGAAACCGTGCTTGGACGACCACAGGATCGTGCTGCGTTGATCGAGGTGAACGCGAATGTCCTTGCTCACAGCGATCTGACTAACGACCCCGGCAAGCTGCATCTAGCGCTGTATGGGCTGCACTACGACCAGAGGGCGGCTACCGCCACTCGCCTGAATGATGCCATCTACGGCCTTAGCAAAGATTTGCTCGCGAAGATTCGTGGACGCAAAGCCATCATTCTTATCAGCGATGGCGGTGACAATGGCAGTGTCACGAAACGCGCCGATGCCATTGCCGAAGCACAGCGCGACAACGTGCCTATCTACGCTGTCTCCTATAGCGCGTGGAACGACCTTCCGCAGCGTGGCTTTGCCAACTCCCCTGTCCGCCCCGGCGGCGATCCCGGCATGGAAAACCTGGTGGCTTGGTCTTCTGCGACCGGTGGTCATGTGTACCGAGTTAGCGCTGGCACAACGCTCAAACATATCTTTGGGGACATCGCGCAGGAACTGCGCACACAATACGAAATCGGCTACGCCTTACCCTCCGACACGACGCCAAAACAGTTCCACAAGCTGGAACTGAAGACAAAGGACAAATCGCTGCGGGTGCAGTCGCGCAACGGCTTCTTCACGAATCCCTGA
- a CDS encoding VWA domain-containing protein, which translates to MRYLAFFPMLLLTLPALAQEASVETLHVTSSLVEVSAVVTDKTGEPRTGLTKDDFVLKQDGKEQPIRYFSQAYELPLTFILMIDTSGSQRSFIDDERRACDVFFETALGRPQDRAALVEVNAKITARSELTNSPAKLHLSLAALHFDEKESTATRINDAIWTLSKDVLSKVRGRKAIILISDGGALGNTVSRADAIAEAQRDNVPVYAVDYSAWSGTDMMPQGGIGGLSGVTLAGSAADPGLTNLKEWSVATGGHVYEVTRRTTLKHIFENIAQELRTQYEIGYTLPANTKSKQFHKLELETKDKSLRVQARSGFFTNP; encoded by the coding sequence ATGCGTTATCTCGCATTCTTCCCGATGCTGTTGCTTACACTTCCTGCACTTGCGCAGGAAGCGTCGGTGGAGACACTGCATGTGACATCGAGCCTGGTGGAAGTCTCCGCTGTAGTCACAGATAAAACCGGCGAACCGCGCACTGGCCTCACCAAGGACGACTTCGTTCTGAAGCAGGACGGCAAAGAACAACCCATCCGTTACTTCTCGCAGGCTTATGAGCTGCCGCTGACCTTTATCCTGATGATCGACACCAGTGGTAGCCAGCGCAGCTTCATTGACGATGAACGGCGCGCTTGCGATGTCTTCTTTGAGACCGCACTGGGTCGGCCTCAGGACCGGGCCGCTCTCGTAGAAGTGAATGCAAAGATCACGGCACGCAGCGAACTGACGAATAGCCCGGCAAAACTTCATCTATCGCTGGCGGCCCTGCATTTTGATGAAAAAGAGAGTACCGCGACCCGCATTAACGATGCCATCTGGACCCTGTCCAAAGACGTGCTGTCAAAGGTACGCGGCCGCAAGGCAATCATCCTCATCAGCGATGGCGGCGCTTTGGGAAACACAGTCTCCCGTGCAGATGCCATCGCTGAAGCGCAACGGGACAACGTGCCGGTTTATGCTGTCGACTACAGTGCGTGGAGCGGAACCGACATGATGCCCCAAGGGGGTATCGGCGGACTTTCCGGCGTGACTCTTGCTGGAAGCGCTGCAGATCCAGGTCTCACGAACCTCAAGGAGTGGTCCGTCGCGACAGGTGGCCATGTCTACGAGGTGACTCGTAGAACTACCTTGAAACACATCTTCGAAAACATTGCGCAAGAACTGCGCACGCAGTACGAAATCGGTTACACATTACCTGCGAACACCAAATCCAAACAGTTCCACAAACTGGAGTTGGAGACGAAGGACAAATCGTTGCGCGTGCAGGCTCGCAGCGGTTTCTTCACGAATCCCTGA
- a CDS encoding threonine dehydratase, whose translation MPEQALMPDLATIREASRHVYDVLTPTPQIRWPQLEAAAGTELWVKHENHSPVGAFKVRGGLVYMESLRRREPAVTTVISATRGNHGQSIAIAARKHGLRAVIVVPHGNSVEKNAAMRSQGAELIEHGDDYQAAMDHAVALAAEHDWHMVSGVHRVLITGVATLHLELLEAQPQIATLYVPVGMGSSICGAIAVRDGLGLATEIVGVTSTEARATVLSVAAGQVVEAPVTAKIADGVTCRKPNAEAVEAMRKGVARFIEVPEAKVAEAMRLYFAATHNVAEGAGALGLAALLMDSARKPGPAAVILSGGNVDTSLYSQVLSHAV comes from the coding sequence ATGCCTGAGCAAGCACTGATGCCCGATCTTGCCACCATTCGCGAAGCTTCGCGTCATGTATACGACGTGCTCACGCCCACGCCGCAGATTCGCTGGCCGCAGCTTGAGGCCGCCGCGGGTACAGAGCTTTGGGTGAAGCATGAAAATCATTCGCCCGTTGGCGCATTCAAAGTACGCGGTGGGTTGGTGTACATGGAATCGCTACGACGCCGCGAGCCTGCAGTCACCACCGTCATCTCCGCCACGCGAGGCAATCATGGCCAATCCATTGCCATTGCCGCGCGCAAACATGGACTGCGCGCTGTCATAGTGGTTCCGCATGGCAACAGTGTGGAGAAGAATGCAGCCATGCGTTCCCAGGGCGCTGAATTGATCGAACATGGCGATGACTATCAGGCCGCAATGGACCATGCTGTCGCGCTTGCTGCCGAGCACGACTGGCACATGGTTTCCGGTGTGCACCGCGTCCTGATCACCGGCGTTGCAACGCTGCATCTCGAACTGCTGGAGGCGCAACCGCAGATCGCCACACTGTATGTTCCTGTGGGCATGGGTTCCAGCATTTGCGGTGCAATTGCCGTGCGCGATGGACTTGGTTTGGCCACAGAGATCGTCGGCGTCACTTCAACAGAAGCACGCGCAACCGTGCTGAGCGTGGCTGCTGGACAGGTCGTAGAAGCTCCCGTAACCGCAAAGATTGCCGATGGCGTAACCTGCCGCAAACCCAATGCAGAAGCTGTGGAAGCAATGCGCAAAGGCGTGGCGCGCTTTATAGAAGTTCCGGAAGCGAAAGTGGCAGAAGCCATGCGACTCTACTTCGCTGCAACGCATAACGTCGCAGAAGGAGCAGGCGCGCTAGGACTGGCGGCACTGCTGATGGATTCCGCTCGCAAGCCCGGCCCCGCCGCTGTCATCCTGAGCGGCGGCAACGTGGACACGTCTCTTTACTCGCAGGTTCTTAGTCACGCGGTGTAA
- a CDS encoding molybdopterin-dependent oxidoreductase, whose translation MGSGNQLASATRTVHATCSLDCPDSCGIIATIDNATERVVRITGDPEHPVTRGFLCGKVARYLDRVYAPDRLLHPMKRKADVPKGPLRHGEEFAAFERISWDEALDTIAQRLQAISNEHGPESVLPYSYAGTIGQLGFGSMDRRFFHRLGASQLDRTICASAGSAALNAVYGVRIGPEPQSFVYAKLILAWGANLHGNSIHLWPFVEEARRNGARLVVIDPYQTKTAKLADEHIALTPGTDTALAMSMMHVILRDGLEDRDYIAACTHGFEALRERVMTAEYAPENVAKICGINAETIVTLARRYATTKPAVIRMNYGIQRTDNGGTAARAVGMLPLLTGAWRHHGGGVMLSSSNAFGFNSAKLQMPELMHASPLHREARMVNMSQLGHALTELDAPRVHALFVYNSNPGAVAPNQNAVLRGMRRDDLFTVVHDCFLTDTTDYADIVLPSPSFLEQDDVQGAYGHYVAQLSLRAMQPQGEARSNAWLFGQLAQRMGFDESCFHDTEHDLIRQALDTQHPWHEGITMEALQAHGNMMQLKLPRNERGEFMPFTDASWFRTPSGRGEFYSESLREQGLDPLPAYVAAPERRDSTQPLRMLARKADNWMNSTFANMPKHRGMEGSRIGLNIVEMHPDDAAARDLHEGDEVEVTNERGSIHLQVAFTGRVVKGTVATSLGWNKLSHDGHGVNVLTSERVTDIGGGATFYAVNVQVSRAVKEPSAEEMIATHA comes from the coding sequence ATGGGCAGCGGGAACCAACTCGCGTCGGCAACACGCACAGTCCATGCGACCTGCTCGCTGGACTGCCCGGACAGTTGCGGCATCATCGCCACGATCGATAATGCAACGGAACGCGTGGTCCGCATCACTGGCGATCCAGAACATCCTGTCACGCGTGGGTTTCTCTGCGGAAAGGTGGCGCGGTATCTTGACCGTGTCTATGCGCCCGACCGCCTTCTGCATCCGATGAAACGCAAAGCGGACGTACCGAAAGGTCCGCTGAGGCATGGCGAAGAGTTTGCAGCATTCGAGCGCATCTCGTGGGACGAGGCGCTGGATACCATTGCACAACGCCTGCAAGCCATCAGCAACGAGCACGGGCCTGAATCGGTGCTGCCCTACAGCTATGCGGGTACCATTGGCCAGCTCGGCTTCGGGTCCATGGATCGCCGCTTCTTTCATCGGCTTGGGGCGTCGCAGCTTGATCGCACCATCTGCGCCAGTGCAGGATCAGCCGCGCTGAATGCGGTATACGGCGTGCGCATTGGGCCGGAACCGCAGAGCTTCGTATACGCAAAACTCATCCTTGCGTGGGGCGCGAACCTGCACGGCAACAGCATCCACCTGTGGCCGTTTGTGGAAGAGGCACGGCGCAATGGCGCTCGTCTTGTTGTGATCGATCCGTATCAGACGAAGACAGCAAAGCTGGCAGATGAACACATCGCACTCACGCCGGGAACAGATACCGCGCTGGCCATGAGCATGATGCATGTGATTCTGCGCGATGGCCTGGAAGACCGCGACTACATTGCCGCATGCACGCACGGTTTTGAGGCGTTGCGTGAACGTGTGATGACTGCGGAATACGCACCGGAAAACGTAGCGAAAATCTGCGGTATCAACGCGGAAACCATCGTCACGCTGGCGCGCCGCTACGCCACGACAAAGCCTGCTGTCATCCGCATGAACTACGGCATCCAGCGCACGGACAACGGTGGCACAGCCGCGCGCGCCGTGGGAATGCTGCCCTTACTGACAGGTGCATGGAGGCATCATGGCGGGGGCGTGATGTTGTCTTCATCGAATGCCTTTGGCTTCAACTCCGCGAAGCTGCAAATGCCGGAACTGATGCATGCGAGTCCCCTGCATCGCGAAGCTCGCATGGTGAACATGAGCCAGCTTGGCCATGCACTGACGGAACTGGATGCGCCACGCGTGCATGCGCTGTTTGTTTACAACTCCAACCCCGGAGCCGTTGCGCCCAATCAGAACGCAGTGCTGCGGGGCATGCGTCGCGATGATCTCTTCACCGTGGTCCATGACTGCTTCCTGACCGACACGACAGACTACGCGGACATCGTTCTGCCATCGCCTTCGTTCCTGGAGCAGGATGACGTACAAGGCGCCTACGGCCATTACGTGGCACAGCTCTCTTTGCGGGCCATGCAGCCACAGGGCGAAGCACGCAGCAATGCGTGGCTGTTTGGCCAACTCGCACAGCGTATGGGATTCGACGAGTCGTGCTTCCACGACACGGAACACGATCTCATCCGGCAGGCGCTGGACACGCAACATCCTTGGCACGAAGGCATCACCATGGAGGCGTTGCAGGCGCACGGAAACATGATGCAATTGAAGCTGCCGCGCAATGAACGCGGCGAGTTTATGCCTTTTACCGACGCATCGTGGTTCAGAACGCCCAGCGGCAGAGGTGAGTTCTACTCCGAATCTTTACGCGAACAGGGGCTTGATCCATTGCCAGCGTACGTCGCAGCACCGGAGCGTAGAGATAGCACGCAACCGCTACGCATGTTGGCACGCAAAGCAGACAATTGGATGAATTCTACCTTTGCGAACATGCCAAAACATCGCGGCATGGAAGGCTCGCGCATCGGTTTGAACATTGTGGAGATGCATCCGGACGATGCCGCAGCACGCGACCTACACGAAGGCGATGAAGTGGAAGTAACAAATGAGCGCGGCTCCATTCATCTGCAGGTTGCTTTCACGGGACGCGTGGTCAAAGGAACAGTTGCCACATCGCTGGGCTGGAACAAGCTGTCGCATGACGGTCACGGAGTCAACGTACTCACCAGCGAACGTGTAACCGATATTGGCGGCGGAGCTACGTTTTACGCCGTTAACGTGCAGGTTTCGCGCGCGGTAAAAGAACCTTCCGCAGAGGAGATGATCGCAACACATGCCTGA
- a CDS encoding DUF4440 domain-containing protein yields the protein MRRIFRSVVFAIAVVTAPLCAVAQRTEGEQMKVLPQAELDVVKVLLSQERAWNAGDMNAFLSSYEKTPALIVISNGVAHGFEDVEATYKKNYPDRASMGNLTFSDLEPHILDDRFAMATGRYSLERVKNKGGNASGTFSLVLEKTAQGWKIILDHTT from the coding sequence ATGCGTCGCATCTTCCGCAGTGTGGTTTTTGCAATCGCAGTGGTGACCGCGCCGCTGTGTGCCGTGGCGCAGCGCACCGAAGGCGAACAGATGAAGGTGCTGCCACAGGCGGAACTGGATGTGGTGAAGGTGTTGCTGTCGCAGGAGCGTGCATGGAACGCAGGCGACATGAACGCATTCCTCAGCAGCTACGAGAAGACACCCGCACTGATCGTGATCAGCAATGGCGTGGCACACGGATTTGAAGATGTGGAGGCCACGTACAAGAAGAATTACCCTGACCGCGCGAGCATGGGCAATCTGACTTTCAGCGACCTTGAACCACACATCCTGGATGATCGTTTTGCCATGGCCACCGGCAGGTATTCGCTGGAACGCGTGAAGAACAAAGGCGGTAATGCGTCTGGCACGTTCTCTCTGGTGTTGGAGAAAACTGCGCAGGGATGGAAGATCATTTTGGATCACACCACCTGA
- a CDS encoding alpha/beta fold hydrolase, with translation MEDHFGSHHLIFRMSDVPRTARRVHPKDMRVHEVKTSTLKLVYEEGGPKNGRPLMLVHGWPDSPRTFDKLLPALHGAGYRTVTPYLRGYGPTEFRSPLLGRKPRRTGQAVALAQDVLDLADALKWKTFDFVGHDWGARVGYTLAALHPRRLNRMVTLSVAFQPGSLKAPKLSQSEAYWYQWFLCTKPGEAAFRADPLAFCKRQWQTWGPEDWFSEQELAAAAQCWTNKDFVDVVLHYYRVRWGHAEPDPQYAVLQARYDATVTLDVPTLLIHGMEDYCVLPETTDGAGRHFTNGYRRILLEGVGHFPQREQSGAVANAILQHLLEQ, from the coding sequence ATGGAAGATCATTTTGGATCACACCACCTGATTTTCCGCATGAGTGATGTGCCGCGAACAGCGCGACGGGTGCATCCTAAAGATATGCGCGTTCACGAAGTGAAGACCTCCACCCTGAAGCTTGTGTACGAAGAGGGTGGTCCGAAGAATGGCAGGCCGCTGATGCTGGTGCATGGCTGGCCGGATTCGCCGCGAACCTTTGACAAGCTGCTACCTGCACTCCATGGCGCAGGGTATCGGACCGTTACGCCGTATCTGCGCGGCTATGGCCCAACAGAGTTTCGTTCGCCATTGCTTGGCCGCAAGCCGCGCCGTACGGGGCAGGCTGTCGCATTAGCACAGGATGTCCTTGATCTGGCGGATGCGCTGAAGTGGAAGACTTTCGATTTCGTTGGTCATGATTGGGGCGCGCGCGTTGGCTATACGCTCGCGGCGCTGCATCCGAGGCGGCTGAATCGCATGGTGACGTTGTCCGTTGCGTTTCAACCGGGTTCGCTGAAAGCTCCGAAGTTGTCGCAATCCGAGGCGTACTGGTACCAGTGGTTTCTGTGCACCAAGCCGGGCGAGGCTGCGTTTCGCGCCGATCCGCTGGCCTTCTGCAAACGCCAGTGGCAGACATGGGGGCCGGAGGATTGGTTCTCAGAACAGGAGCTGGCCGCCGCTGCGCAATGCTGGACGAACAAGGATTTTGTCGACGTGGTATTGCACTACTACCGTGTGCGCTGGGGACATGCTGAGCCCGATCCACAATACGCCGTGCTGCAGGCGCGATACGATGCAACGGTGACGCTCGATGTACCGACGCTGTTGATCCACGGCATGGAAGATTACTGCGTGCTGCCCGAAACCACCGACGGTGCGGGAAGACACTTCACCAATGGCTATCGCCGCATATTGCTGGAGGGCGTCGGGCATTTCCCGCAGCGTGAGCAGTCGGGCGCGGTAGCCAATGCAATTCTGCAACATCTGTTGGAGCAGTAA
- a CDS encoding acylphosphatase — MSEQEEGLIVRHYQVEGRVQGVGFRWFVQREAAEIGLRGWVRNSPHGHVEAVAAGSPEQIAELETALKRGSRGSRVDRIRIHNLEDSEAAALREFRIEGAV; from the coding sequence ATGAGTGAACAGGAAGAAGGTCTGATCGTGCGGCATTACCAGGTAGAGGGCCGCGTGCAGGGCGTTGGCTTTCGCTGGTTTGTGCAGCGCGAGGCAGCGGAAATTGGCCTGAGGGGGTGGGTGCGCAACTCCCCGCATGGCCATGTTGAGGCGGTCGCTGCAGGTTCACCGGAGCAAATTGCGGAACTGGAGACGGCGCTGAAGCGCGGAAGTCGCGGATCGCGTGTGGATCGTATCCGCATCCATAATCTGGAAGACAGCGAAGCGGCGGCACTCAGGGAGTTCCGCATTGAAGGTGCTGTTTAG
- a CDS encoding DUF2188 domain-containing protein: MSTEKHYFVEKNEDGQFAVRAKGSERASALFATQEEAIAKVKELNPSDHPDVERVRHTAGGGPDKWRKA, from the coding sequence ATGTCGACGGAAAAACACTATTTCGTGGAGAAGAATGAGGACGGCCAGTTCGCGGTGCGTGCAAAGGGATCAGAACGCGCCAGTGCCCTTTTCGCCACGCAGGAAGAAGCAATTGCGAAAGTGAAGGAACTGAATCCTTCTGATCATCCGGACGTGGAGCGCGTTCGCCACACAGCAGGCGGCGGTCCGGATAAATGGCGCAAGGCGTAG